In the Colletotrichum higginsianum IMI 349063 chromosome 7 map unlocalized unitig_7, whole genome shotgun sequence genome, one interval contains:
- a CDS encoding Succinyl-CoA ligase subunit beta, with translation MFKLGRSRLASAIQTSSRVAASPARFPGLAQQQRRNLSIHEYLSADLLRQYGVGVPKGSVAKSAAEAKAVAKEIGGEDMVIKAQVLAGGRGKGSFDNGLKGGVRVIYSPTEAEMFAEQMIGHKLITKQTGAGGKLCNSVYICERKFARREFYLAILMDRASQAPVIVSSSQGGMDIETVAKENPEAIITTNIDINKGVTDEIARDIAVKLGFSEQCVEDAKDTIQKLYQIFLEKDATQIEINPLSETSDHKVLCMDAKFGFDDNADYRQKDIFALRDTTQEDADEVRAAESGLNFIKLDGDIGCLVNGAGLAMATMDIIKLNKGTPANFLDVGGGATPAAIKEAFELITSDPKVSAIFVNIFGGIVRCDLIAQGLINTSKELNLKIPIIARLQGTNVEAAHEIINNSGMKIFSIDDLQTAAEKAVQLSKVVKMAREIDVGVEFSLGI, from the exons ATGTTCAAGCTCGGACGCAGCCGGTTGGCTTCTGCCATCCAAACTTCCTCGAGGGTCGCCGCCTCGCCTGCCAGATTCCCGGGTCTCGCTCAGCAACAAAGGAGAAACCTCAGCATTCACGAGTACCTCTCCGCCGACCTCCTGCGCCAG TATGGAGTCGGTGTCCCCAAGGGTTCCGTCGCGAagtcggccgccgaggccaaggccgtcgcAAAGGAGATTGGTGGTGAGGACATGGTCATCAAGGCCCAGGTCCTTGCCGGTGGACGTGGAAAGGGTAGCTTCGACAACGGCCTCAAGGGCGGTGTCCGCGTCATCTACTCCCCtaccgaggccgagatgttCGCCGAGCAGATGATTGGCCACAAGCTCATCACCAAGCAgacgggcgccggcggcaagctcTGCAACTCGGTCTACATCTGCGAGCGCAAGTTCGCCCGCCGCGAGTTCTACCTCGCCATCCTCATGGACCGTGCCTCCCAGGCCCCCGTcatcgtctcctcctcccaggGTGGCATGGACATCGAGACCGTCGCCAAGGAGAACcccgaggccatcatcaccaccaacatcgacatcaacaaGGGTGTCACCGACGAGATCGCTCGCGACATCGCCGTCAAGCtcggcttcagcgagcagtgcgtcgaggacgccaagGACACCATCCAGAAGCTCTACCAGATCTTcctcgagaaggacgccACCCAGATCGAGATCAACCCCCTCTCCGAGACTTCTGACCACAAGGTCCTCTGCATGGACGCCAAGTTCGGcttcgacgacaacgccgacTACCGCCAGAAGGACATCTTCGCCCTGCGCGACACCACCCAGGAGGACGCTGACGaggtccgcgccgccgagtccgGCCTCAACTTCATTAAGCTCGATGGTGACATTGGCTGCCTCGTCAACGGTGCCGGTCTGGCCATGGCCACCATGGACATCATCAAGCTGAACAAGGGCACGCCCGCCaacttcctcgacgtcggtggcggtgccaccccggccgccatcaaggaggCTTTCGAGCTCATCACCAGCGACCCCAAGGTCTCGGCCATCTTCGTCAACATCTTCGGTGGTATCGTCCGCTGCGACCTCATCGCCCAGGGTCTCATCAACACCTCCAAGGAGCTCAACCTCAAGATCCCCATCATCGCCCGTCTCCAGGGCAccaacgtcgaggccgctCACGAGATCATCAACAACTCCGGTATGAAGATCTTCTCCATCGACGACCTccagaccgccgccgagaaggccgtgCAACTGTCCAAGGTCGTGAAGATGG CTCGTGAAAttgacgtcggcgtcgagttcTCCCTGGGTATCTAA
- a CDS encoding Protein SEY1, with protein sequence MNGHFAAVGEEPDAQNYEHGIQVIDDQKDFNGNVATYLQKVRVAEAGFNYHLISVFGSQSTGKSTLLNNLFGTDFSVMSETMRQQTTKGIWMSKNKKEAGMAENILVMDVEGTDGRERGEDQDFERKSALFALATSEVLIVNLWETQVGLYNGANMGLLKTVFEVNLQLFLKDKQSSLRSLLFFVIRDHLGTTPLANLRNTLVQDLTKIWSSISKPQGLENSRIEDYFDFAFAALPHKILQADKFTTEIQNLGRRFTAGHRTGGASSQEFDGGVFLPEYHRRIPADGFSIYAEGIWDQIVNNKDLDLPTQQELLAQFRCDEISREVLVGFDNAIVPLEEKQSESARSGKPTVLAELGATGRESRDKCLKAFEVQASRYHKGVYTRKRQDLEAKIDGRLKTLYNAQLSAAHKSGIASFSEAVSGAVKSGQKSGAAYEFAEIVTEEKRKTLSAFQSEAESLAIPGVAWSNFKSQYVLFEKELDDVSGKLRKEEMRRLATRVERWVKSRLGDAIGLEFNKLGSGRAGSGAPETGEKPAEKDLWDRIWTVFVDIVKDAQGRFTERAKSFEATQDEVEVGLWRLRRKSWVALREKIEEEVMEGNILLKLRENFEDKFRYDEAGVPRIWRPTDDIEGIYTKARESTLTLIPLLSKFKLAESYGPPDLPAWIGSQPRGVEPSDEEDLTPIGGIDEEDGISLEEEMTVLSESKRQDLVIRFKKTADGVYVEAKRSAIGGVAQVPLYFYALLVALGWNEIVAVLRNPFLFIFLILLAGGTYVAYTLNMLGPMYQMANAAATQGVEIGKQKLREFIENSDTARQALAMPQRDSDSISMDTLDSRGRAKSRNAEDDIDDI encoded by the exons ATGAACGGCCACTTTGCTGCTGTTGGCGAGGAGCCGGATGCTCAGAACTACGAGCATGGCATCCAGGTTATCGACGACCAGAAAGACTTCAA TGGCAATGTCGCAACTTACTTGCAAAAGGTgcgcgtcgccgaggcggggTTCAACTACCACCTCATCTCCGTTTTCGGCTCCCAGTCCACCGGCAAGTCAACGCTGCTGAACAACCTGTTTGGAACCGATTTCTCCGTCATGTCCGAGACGATGCGCCAGCAGACCACCAAGGGAATATGGATGtccaagaacaagaaggaggccggcaTGGCCGAGAACATCCTCGTCATGGACGTCGAGGGTACTGACGGTCGCGAGCGCGGCGAGGACCAGGACTTTGAGAGGAAGAGCGCCCTGTTCGCCCTGGCAACCAGTGAGGTCTTGATCGTCAACCTCTGGGAGACCCAAGTCGGCCTGTACAACGGTGCCAACATGGGCCTGCTCAAGACCGTCTTCGAGGTCAATCTGCAGCTCTTCCTCAAGGACAAGCA GTCGAGCCTGAGATCCCTCTTATTCTTCGTCATTCGAGACCACCTTGGCACGACGCCCCTCGCGAACCTGCGCAACACCCTGGTCCAGGACCTGACTAAGATCTGGTCGTCCATTTCCAAGCCGCAGGGCCTCGAGAACTCGCGCATCGAGGACTACTTCGACTTCGCCTTTGCCGCCCTCCCCCACAAAATCCTCCAGGCCGATAAGTTCACCACCGAGATCCAGAACCTGGGGAGGAGGTTCACTGCGGGGCACCGCACGGGTGGGGCCAGTTCACAGGAgttcgacggcggcgtgtTCCTGCCCGAGTACCACCGACGCATTCCCGCCGACGGCTTTTCCATCTACGCCGAGGGCATCTGGGACCAGATTGTCAACAACAAGGATCTCGACCTGCCGACGCAGCAGGAGTTGCTCGCCCAGTTCCGTTGCGACGAGATCTCACGAGAGGTCCTGGTCGGGTTTGACAACGCCATCGTGCCCCTCGAAGAGAAGCAGTCCGAGTCTGCTCGGTCCGGCAAGCCCACTGTACTGGCAGAGCTCGGTGCGACAGGGCGGGAATCCCGCGACAAGTGCCTGAAGGCATTCGAGGTCCAGGCCAGCAGATATCACAAGGGCGTCTACACCCGCAAGCGCCAagacctcgaggccaagatcgaCGGCCGGCTCAAGACGCTCTACAATGCACAGCTGTCCGCGGCCCACAAGTCCGGCATCGCCTCGTTCAGCGAAGCCGTGTCTGGCGCCGTCAAGTCTGGTCAAAAGTCCGGTGCGGCTTACGAGTTTGCCGAGATTGTGACCGAGGAGAAGCGCAAGACACTCTCGGCCTTCCAGAGTGAGGCCGAGAGTCTCGCCATCCCGGGTGTTGCCTGGTCCAACTTCAAGTCGCAATACGTGCTGTTTGAGAAAGAGCTGGACGACGTGAGCGGTAAGCTGCGCAAGGAAGAGATGCGTCGGTTGGCCACGAGGGTGGAGCGATGGGTCAAGTCCCGTTTGGGCGACGCGATCGGTCTGGAGTTCAACAAGCTCGGCTCCGGTAGAGCTGGCTCCGGCGCCCCCGAAACCGGTGAGAAGCCCGCGGAGAAGGACCTCTGGGATCGCATCTGgaccgtcttcgtcgacatcgtcaaAGACGCCCAGGGCAGGTTCACCGAGCGAGCCAAGAGCTTCGAGGCCACCcaagacgaggtcgaggtcggtcTCTGGCGACTCAGGCGCAAGAGTTGGGTGGCTCTGCGCGAGAAGATTGAGGAAGAGGTCATGGAGGGCAACATTCTGCTGAAGCTGAGGGAGAATTTCGAGGACAAGTTTAGATACGACGAGGCCGGTGTGCCCAGGATATGGAGACCCACAGACGACATCGAGGGCATCTACACCAAGGCGCGGGAGTCTACCCTGACTCTCATCCCTCTGCTGTCCAAGTTCAAGCTTGCCGAGAGCTACGGCCCCCCCGACTTGCCTGCGTGGATCGGTAGCCAGCCGCGAGGCGTCGAGCcgagcgacgaggaggacctgACACCgatcggcggcatcgacgaagaggacggcatcagcctcgaggaggagatgacGGTTCTCAGCGAGAGCAAGCGCCAGGACCTCGTCATCAGGTtcaagaagacggccgacggCGTATACGTCGAGGCCAAGCGCAGCGCCATCGGCGGTGTTGCCCAGGTGCCCCTGTATTTTTACGCCCTGCTGGTGGCTCTGGGATGGAACGAGATCGTCGCTG TCCTGCGCAACCCgttcctcttcatcttcctcatcctGCTCGCCGGAGGAACCTACGTCGCCTACACGCTCAACATGCTCGGCCCGATGTACCAGATGGCCAACGCGGCCGCCACTCAGGGCGTCGAGATTGGCAAGCAGAAGCTGCGCGAGTTCATCGAGAACTCGGACACGGCGCGGCAGGCGCTGGCCATGCCGCAGCGCGACAGCGACTCCATCAGCATGGACACGCTCGACAGCCGGGGCCGGGCCAAGAGCAGGAACGCTGAGGATGACATTGATGACATTTAG
- a CDS encoding mitochondrion organization and biogenesis protein, whose protein sequence is MFCSCRLSPLRLFLQGVSQTLVPEPAVAARLPQHLKTSQALRVVQKSTFATSAAYPRNQSRKPSGREENGAAKRQRATRDREERDGLAGEDDPEGGAKPKREPWQIQKEALKKKFPGGWNPRKRLSPDAIAGIKALHAQFPEEYTLPTLADKFEVSPEAIRRILKSKWQASPEEEEHRQERWFRRGVNVWSRYAELGMKPPTKWRREGVTRDPSYHENRKAAIERRKREEAEEDAAERLQRKLSDTIL, encoded by the coding sequence ATGTTCTGTTCATGTAGATTGAGCCCTCTGAGGCTATTCCTCCAGGGCGTGTCGCAAACGCTCGTCCCAGAGCCTGCCGTCGCAGCAAGGCTCCCACAGCACCTCAAAACCTCCCAAGCTTTGCGGGTCGTCCAGAAGTCGACGTTCGCAACCTCTGCTGCCTACCCCAGAAACCAAAGTCGGAAACCCTCCGGCAGAGAAGAAAACGGAGCGGCGAAGAGACAACGAGCAACGAGGGACAGGGAGGAAAgggacggcctcgccggcgaggacgacccCGAAGGCGGCGCGAAACCGAAGCGGGAGCCCTGGCAAATCCAGAAAGAGGccctgaagaagaagttcCCCGGCGGCTGGAACCCGCGCAAGCGCCTGTCGCCGGACGCCATCGCGGGCATCAAGGCGCTGCACGCGCAGTTCCCCGAGGAGTACACGCTCCCGACGCTCGCCGACAAGTTCGAGGTGTCGCCCGAGGCCATCCGGCGCATCCTCAAGAGCAAATGGCAGGCGTcgcccgaggaggaggagcaccGGCAGGAGCGCTGGTTCCGGCGCGGCGTCAACGTGTGGTCGCGCTACGCCGAGCTGGGCATGAAGCCGCCCACCAAGTGGCGCCGCGAGGGCGTCACGCGTGACCCATCATACCACGAGAACCGCAAGGCAGCGATCGAAAGGAGGAagcgggaggaggcggaggaggatgcGGCCGAGAGATTGCAGCGGAAGCTGTCTGATACCATCTTGTGA
- a CDS encoding Fructosamine kinase — MAPSVDPAIIEALDLNPEQTKIASHGASGFASSFKLTSVIDGHPTNFFVKMGSGKDAEIMFRGEHESLNAIHNAVPDFCPKSYAHGEYQSSPGKHFMVTDFLDLGSSAPGGSSLSLAAKLAKLHTTPAPIPEGFDKPMYGFPATTCCGSTPQDNSWKESWAEFYAENRLRSILRAGIKSNGSDGELSKAVETVASRVVPRLIGDDHVRGMKPVVVHGDLWSGNHGRGRIGGKGGAEEVVYDSSAVYGHSEYELGIMNMFGGFGGTFWNEYNKLVPKAEPKEEWEDRVALYELYHHLNHYAMFGGGYRSGAMGIMKKLISRYG, encoded by the exons ATGGCACCAAGCGTAGATCCGGCAATTATCGAGGCTCTCGATCTCAATCCCGAGCAGACCAAGATCGCGTCACACGGAGCTTCGGGTTTTGCGTCGTCGTTCAAACTCACATCCGTCATTGATGGGCATCCCACCAACTTCTTCGTGAAGATGGGCTCGGGAAAAGATGCAGAAATTATGTTCAGAG GCGAGCATGAATCGCTAAACGCAATCCACAATGCCGTCCCGGATTTCTGCCCAAAGTCTTACGCCCACGGAGAGTACCAGTCGTCGCCGGGCAAGCATTTCATGGTCACGGACTTCCTGGATCTCGGGTCGTCCGCCCCGGGCGgctccagcctctccctGGCGGCGAAACTCGCCAAGCTGCACACGACGCCGGCCCCCATCCCGGAGGGCTTCGACAAGCCCATGTACGGCTTCCCGGCGACGACATGCTGTGGCTCGACGCCGCAGGACAACTCATGGAAGGAGTCCTGGGCCGAGTTCTACGCCGAGAACAGGCTACGCAGCATCCTGCGCGCCGGCATCAAGAGTAATGGCTCCGACGGTGAGCTGTCCAAAGCCGTGGAGACGGTCGCTAGCAGGGTCGTCCCGCGGCTGATCGGCGACGACCACGTCAGGGGCATGAAGCCGGTGGTGGTCCACGGGGACCTCTGGAGCGGGAACCACGGCCGGGGCCGGatcggcggcaagggcggcgccgaggaggtggtgTACGACTCGTCGGCCGTGTACGGCCACTCCGAGTACGAGCTGGGCATTATGAACATGTTTGGTGGGTTCGGGGGCACGTTCTGGAACGAGTACAACAAACTCGTCCCCAAGGCCGAGCCGAAAGAGGAATGGGAGGACCGGGTCGCGCTGTACGAGCT ATATCACCACCTCAACCATTACGCCATGTTCGGCGGGGGCTATCGTAGCGGCGCGATGGGGATCATGAAGAAGCTGATTTCAAGGTACGGCTGA